The nucleotide window GGCGGCCAGCTCTTCCGCAGCGCCGTGTCCGGCAAGGTACGCCACCAGAAACCCTTCGCCCGGCGCGGGCATGGCCTCGCGCCCCAGCACGGGCAGGCCGTCCACCCGGTTGCCGATCTTGCGCGGGTCGATGTCGATCCACGCGCGCACCGTGATGCCCTGTTCCATCAACTGGCGCGCCCGGCGGCGGCTGGTGCGGCCCGCGCCCACAACCCACACCTCGGGGTGGCGCGGGTTGTGCCGGGCCAGCCAGCGGGACAGATACAGCCCCTTCAGGCTGTAGAACCCGTCTTCCGCGTAGTTGGGGTGGGTGCGCGAAAGGCGGTCCGGCGGGTCGTTCCAGGTCAGCAGGGTGTGCGGCAGCTTGGCCATGGCCACGCCCGCGTCCATCCAGCGCAGCCACAGTTCGTAGTCTTCCGGAAAGGGGCCGTCGCTGTACGTGCCGTGCAGGCCGGGCAGGTGCGCACGGAACATCACGGAAGGGTGCGCGAAGGGCGATTCGCGAAAACGCGCCAGCGCGATCTCCGTGGGGTCCAGCAGGGTGTTCACCCAGTCCACGTGACGGGCGTAGCCGCCGCAGCGCTCGCGGTCGCCGCCGAAGTCCACCCGGCAGCCCACCAGCCCGATGTGCGGGTGCGCGTCCAGATAGGCGCTTTGCAGGGCCAGGCGTTGCGGGTGGCAGGTGTCGTCGGCGTCCATGCGGGCGACGTAGCGGCCACGGGCAAGGGCAAGGCCGTGGTTCAGCGCGGCCACGATGCCGCCGTGGGCGATGCGCGCCGGGCGGATGCGGGCGTCCTGCGCGGCGAACGCGGCGAGCAGGGCGGGGGTGGCGTCGGTGGAGCCGTCGTCCACGGCCACCACCTCGAAGTCCGCGCCGGTTTGCGCCAGCAGGCTGTGCAGCGTGGCGGGCAGGGTGGCGGCGGCGTTCCAGACGGGCAGCACGACGCTGACGGCGGGGCAGGGCTGGGGCGTGATGGGCATGACGTGGATTGCGAGCCGAGAGTTGATCCGGGCGGGGAAGAACTGTGCCTTCCCCGCCCCGTTGCGTGTCTATTCCGCCTGTTCCGCCTGCTCTGTATGTTCCGCCTTGTCGCGCAGGGCATCGCGGATCCGGCACACCCCGCACACCTCGTTGGAGGTGGGGTAGTTGCAGCGGGTGCAGCCGCTCAGGTCCACGCCGTCCTCGTTGTCGGCACGGGCGAACACCGGGCGGCCCCGTTCCAGGAAGCCCTGGTAGAAGTCCAGCTTGCGACCGGGCATTTCTTCCTCAAGGTCGGTCAGCAGCTTCTTGTAGAAGGTGAAGCTGGCCCCGCCGGAATACGGGCAGGGCGCGTAGTGGTGTTCTATGCCCATGAGGAAGGCGTAGTTGGCGGTCTCGAATTCCGAAAGCCGCCACAGGGGCTTCACCTTGCGGGCAAAGCCGCCTTCTGCGGCAAGGTCGGGGCCCTGGTCGCTCAGGTAGGCCACGTCCCAGCGCAGGGTGTTGCTGAACAGCCGGGCGATTTCGTCGTCCAGGTTGTGGCCGGTGGCCAGCACGGTGAAGTTTTCGTCCAGTGCGGTCTTGTTGAAGAAGTAGCGCTTGATCTTGCCGCAGGCCGAACACACCGGCCTGTTCAGCCGGGCCTTTACGTCGGGAATGGCCAGTCCCTCGGCCCCCATTTCCTTCACGATCAGGTTCAGGTCGTGCTTTTGGCAGAAGCGTTCCACTACCCCGCGCGCGGCGGGCGAGGAGCCGGGAATGGCCAGGTCGATGTGCAGGCCGGTCACGTCGTAGCCCAGCCGCGAAAGTTCCAGCATCAGGCTCAGCGAATCCTTGCCGCCGGAAAGGGCGACCAGGATGCGGTCGTCATGGGTGAACAGCTTGCGTTCCTTGATGCCGCGCTCCACCTGCCGGGTGAAGAACAGCAGGAAGCATTCGGCGCAGAATCCGGTATGGTGGCTGGGCAGGGCGACGACGGCCGTCTCCTTGCAGCGTTTGCATTTCATGGTGTGCGATCCTTTGGGGTTGCGGTGCGTGCGGTGCCCATTCTGAAGGGCGCCGGCCACAAGCCTGGGGAGTGGGAAGCATCGCAAACGGCGGGATTTTGCCCTCTGGCAAGGAAGACGAAGTTTTTGCGGAGGGAGCGTACTCTTTTGTACGTGACCGGAGCAAAAGCGAGTCTGACGAAGCCAGAGGGCAAAAGCGTGCCGTTTGCTACCCGCTGGAAGTGACTATGCGGATCAACAGCTCGTCATCCGGCAGCACTTCGCGGTCGGGGGTCAGCAGGCCGCCGTCGCGCACCACGATGGCCGTGGTGGGGCGGATGCCCAGCTTGCGCAGCACCTGCAGCACGGTCTTCTCGCGCGGCATGGTCAGCAGCTGTTCCTTGGGTTGCAGGCGCACCGTGATGGTGCGCGGGGCGAACGTGCGGCGTTCGCCGGGGGTGGTTTCCGGGGTATGTTCCATGGTCCCGTCGTTGGGTAAAGGTTCGTGGGAGGGGCGCGACCGCAACGTTTTCCACGGCGGCGCCCGGGCCGCGTACCGGAAGCGCACCATACCCGTTTGCCCCCCGATGGCAAGGTGCGGTGCCCCGGAGACCGATGGCGGGGGGGGGGCGGTGACGGGGGGCGCCCGGTGGAAACGAGGTCAGGCGGGGCGGCGCCCTGTGCATCCCTTCGAGTGAAGATGCCGCGCCACCGGGGCGGGTTGCTTGTCTTCACCGCGTGCCTGTACTATTCTTGGCAAAGGTCCGGGGACAGCCTGCCGCCCGCGTGTGCGTGCGGGCATGCTCCCGGCGCTCTCCGTACCCATGTGCGCATGACCCGATACGGCGCGGTACCCGCAGCCCCTGCCCCTTCCTTTCTCCAGCTTCCCGAGCCTTCGGAGGTGAACCATGTCGGCCAAGAAGATCCTTGTCGTGGACGATGAAAAGCACATCCGCATGCTGTACCAGGAAGAACTGGAGGGCGAAGGCTACACCGTGGCCGTGTCCGACGGGCGAGAGCCCATCCTCGACGTGGTGGCCCGCGAAAAGCCCCTGGTGGTGGTGCTGGACATCAAGCTGGGGCCGGACCTTTCGGGGCTGGACCTGTTGCAGGAAATCCGCCGGGGCGAACCCACCCTGCCGGTCATCCTGTCCACCGCCTACGACTCCTTCCAGCACGACCTGAAATCGGTGGTGGCGGACTACTACGTGGTCAAGTCCGTGGATCTTACGGAACTGAAGGCCAAGGTGGCGCTGGCCATCGAAAAGCGCTCCTAGCGCCTTTCCCTCCCGTCCTTTCCTCCGCAAACAGAAGCCGGTGGCGGCGTACCCGCCACCGCTTTCTTCGCGCAGATGGCATGCCCCTTGCTTTTACCCTGTGGGGCGGGCTTGGCTTGCGCGATGTTGCGCGATAGCCGTGCCGTGCGGCCGTCACGCGGATTGCGTGCCGCGTGCGCCTGCCCGCCGCCCGGTGCGGCCCGCCCCGTTTTCACGCCCTGCGCGCCAGTCTGCCCTGCGCGCCAGTCTGCCCTGCGCGCCAGTCTGTCTGACGAGCGGGGTGCATCGTGCGCCTCGTCTGCGCGATTGCGTGTAGCGTTGCCGTGGCTGCCGTGGCTGCCCGGCCCGGCGGCATCACGCCTGCGCCGTGTCCGCACCGTCCCGTGCCAACCGCAGAGGTGCCCATGCCAGACTCCCTGTTCCCCGTCGGCCGTCGCGTCGCGTTGAACCGGCTCATCTACATGGGCATCCTGGTGGCGTCGGTGCTGCCGCTGGTGCTGATCCTGGGGGTCATGAACCTGCATCTGGGTGTTTCGTTTCGCGAGATGGTCTTCGGTCAGGCGCGCGAGATCGCCGACCGGCACAGCCAGAAGATCGACGACTTCTTGCACGAACGCCTTGCCAGCGTGCAGATGCTGGTGGAGGCGCAGGGCGCGGGCCTGCTGGACCCGGCAAACCTGAACCGCAAGCTGGAGGCCATGCGCAGCGCCTATGGCGGGGTGTACGTGGACCTCGGCATGGTGGACGATGCGGGCATCCAGCGGGTGTACGCCGGTCCCCACCGCCTGGAAGGCACCGACTACTCGCACGAAAACTGGTTCCTGCAGGCAGGCGCGCGTGACGTGTTCATCAGCGACGTGTTCATGGGCGTGCGCAAGTCGCCCCATTTCATCGTGGCCGTAAAGCTGATGGTGGACGGCAGGGCGTGGATACTGCGTTCCACCATCGATTTCGCCAGCTTCGTCTCGCTGGTGGAGGACGTGCGCGTGGGGTCCACGGGGCAGGCCTGCATCATCAACCGGGGCGGTGCGTTCCAGACTTCCGGGGGGCGCCATTCGGCGGGCGACGGCGCGCAACTGGCGGCATTCGCCCGCCGGGTGTTCGGCGGGGGCATTGCGGGCATGGACCAGGACCGCGCCTTCGAGGAAGGCGACATGCTGTATGCCATGTCGCGCCTGAAGGGCGGCGACTGGGTGCTGGTGTTCCAGCAGTCCTCGCGCGAGGCGTTGCAGGGCCTGCATGCCGCCCAGCGCACCCTGTTCCTGGTGCTGGGGCTGGCCTCCATCGCGGTGCTGGTGCTGGGCATGTTCCTGGCCCAGCGCATCATAGAGCGCATCGACGGGCTGGAGCGCGAAATGGCTGCCCTCAACGCCCAGGTGGTGGAGGCGGGCAAGTTGTCGGCCCTGGGCGAGATGGCGGCGGGCATCGCCCACGAGATCAACAACCCCGTGGCCATCATGATGGAGGAAGCGGGCTGGATAGAGGACGTGCTGGGCGAATTGCAGGAACAGGACGCCGTGCGCGAGATAGGCGACAGTGCCCGCCAGATCCGTACCCAGGGGGTGCGCTGCCGCGACATCACCCACAAGCTGCTCAGCTTCGCCCGCCGCTCCGACCGCGAGGTGCACGCCGTGGACATCAATGCCATGGTCACCGAGATGGTGGAACTTTCCGGCCAGAAGGCCCGCACCGTCAGCGTGCACGTGGTGGTGGCCCTGGCCGAGGAACTGCCGCCGGTGGCCGCATCGCCCTCCGAGTTGCAGCAGGTGTTCCTGAACCTGTTCAACAACGCCTTCGATGCCATGGAAGGTTCCGGCGGCACCCTGAAGGTGGCCACCCTGATGACCGATGGCGGCATGGTGGCGGTGAACGTGGCCGATACCGGTCCCGGCATGCCGGAAGCCATCCTGCAACGCATCTACGACCCGTTCTTCACCACCAAGCCGGTGGGCAAGGGCACCGGGCTCGGGCTGTCCATCTGCTACGGCATCGTCAACAAGATGGGCGGCGAGATAAAGGTGAGCAGCATCGTGGGGGTGGGCACCACCTTCCAGGTGCTGCTGCCGCCGTTCGACCCGGCCGTGCATGCGGCCCATGCCGTTCAGGGCGCTGGTCTGCTGGCGGGCGGTGAACGCGCGGCCTTCTGTCCTGCCCCGCACGCCATGGCCCAGGCAGGGCCGGGAGCGGCACCCGTGCCGGAGCCCCACGCAACGCCGGATATCGGTGATGCGGCGCCGCGCGATCAGGACAGCACACCCGGCATGCAGGCGGGCGACAGCGGTTCCAGTGCCAAGGCCCCCGGCGACGGGGACAGAGAGGATACGGCATGAGCGACGCGCACTCGACATCTCCTCCGCCCGGCCTCCCTTCCGGTCCGCCGCGCGACGGCGGTGCGGGCCATGGGCCGGACGACGCCCCCGCGCCTGTCCGGCTGCTGCTGGTGGACGACGAGGCGGGCTTCATCCGGGTGATGCAGAAGCGTCTGACCCGGCGCGGCTACGCGGTGGATACGGCGGGCAGCGGCACCGAGGCCCTGCGCGCCCTGCGCGGCGCCACCTATGACGCGGCCGTGTGCGACCTGAAGATGGACGACATGGACGGCTTCGAGCTGTTGCGCGTGGTGCGGCGCATGGCCCCGGAAATGGCGGTGATCATGCTGACCGGCCATGGCGGGGCGGAAGAAGCCCGCGAGGGCATGCGTCTTGGCGCGGCAGGGTACCTGCTGAAGCCGTGCGAGATGGAGGAACTGGTCTGCGCCATAGAGCGGGCCCTGGGGCGCCCGGACGCGGGGTAGCGCGCCGGAGTTGTCCATGGCGGGCACCGGGCAGGCCGGGGCGTGCGCCCCCCCTATCGTGCTGTCGCCCCTGTCGTGCTGTCGCCCCTGTCGTGCTGTCGCCCCTGGCCCGCCTGTCGCCCCTTACTCCGTGCGCAGTCCCCCCCTGCCTGTACCGCTCGCCGCAAGGCTCGCGTCGCCGCGCGCCCCTTGCCCTGCCCCCGCCTTCGTGGTAGCCGCTGGGGTCATGTTCGAAACCGATATTGCCGCCAAGGTCAAGCTGTTGGCCGCCGCCTTCGTGCCCATGCTGCTCGGCATGGTCTGCCACGAAGTGGCGCACGGCTGGGCCGCGTGGAAGCGCGGCGACCCCACCGCCAAGATGCTGGGCAGGTTGACCCTGAACCCCCTGCCGCATCTGGACGTGATGGGCTCGCTGCTGTTCGTCTTCACCGCCCTTACCAGTCCCTTCATTCTCGGCTGGGCCAAGCCCGTGCCCGTGAACCCCCGGTACTTCAAGTCCATCCGGCGCGACATGGCGCTGGTTTCCGTGGCCGGTCCGCTGACCAACATGCTGGTGGCCCTGGGGTTCGCCCTGTGCCTGCGCCTGCTTACGCTGGTCCTGCCCGTGGAGCTGTGGGGCGGCAACGGAGTATACGACTTTTTCCTGTACATGTTCTTCATCGGCATCAAGGTGAACTTCATGCTGGCATGGTTCAACCTGATTCCCATTCCGCCGCTGGACGGCGGCAGCATTCTTGCGGGCATCCTGCCGCGCTCCATAAGCTGGCACTACCAGAAGATGGAACGGTACGGGCTGCTTCTGCTGGTGGTGTTGCTGGCGACCGGGGTGCTGTTTCCCGTGTTGTCCCCGCTGGTGCAACATTCACAGGCGTTCGTGCTGTGGCTGGTGGGATTGGACTAGCGTTTCACGCCGCCCCGCGCCGCCGTGCCTGAAGCCGCAGGCCAGCTGTCCCAAACGGCGCGCGTGGCTGCATCGTCCGTATCCGCCCGCCGTCCCGCCGTGGCCCACGCATGGCCGGGCGGCGTTGTGCCGAGGGTACGCGGGCCCTTCCCGCTGCCCGTGCGCTGCATATTTCGACATCCCATCCCCATCGGAGGAACGACAGATCATGACCACCCCCGACAAGCGCACCGTTTCCGGCATGCGGCCCACCGGGCCGTTGCACCTTGGCCACTACTTCGGCGTGCTGAAGAACTGGGTCGAGATGCAGCATGAAATGGAGGCGTTCTTCTTCGTGGCCGACTGGCACGCCCTGACCAGCGACTACGCCGACCCCGCGCGTATCCGCGAGTTTGTGCCCGAACTGGTCACCGACTGGGTGGCCGCCGGCCTGGACCCGGAAAAGTGCGTGATGTTCCAGCAGTCGCACATCAAGGAACACGCGGAATTGCACCTTATCCTGTCCATGATCACTCCGGTGAGCTGGCTGGAACGCAACCCCACCTACAAGGAACAGAAGCAGGAAGTGGTCAACAAGGACCTCGGCAACTACGGGTTCCTGGGCTACCCTGTGCTGATGGCCTCCGACATCCTGATCTACCACCCCAAATGGGTGCCCGTGGGCCAGGACCAGTTGCCCCACCTGGAGCTGACCCGCGAAATCGCGCGGCGCTTCAACTTCCTGTACGGTGAGTACTTCCCCGAGCCGGAAGCGCGCCTGACCCCGGCGGCCAAGTGTCCCGGCCTTGATGGCCGCAAGATGTCCAAAAGCTACGGCAACGCCATCTACCTGCGCGACACCATGGACGAAATCACCCCCAAGGTGCGCGGCATGTTCACCGACACCAACCGCCTGCGCAAGAGCGACCCCGGCAACCCCGACGTGTGCAACCTGTTCCCCTATCACGAACTGATGGCCACCCCGGAACAGCAGGCCGAAATTCGCCAGGGCTGCACCTCTGCCTCGCTGGGTTGCGTGGACTGCAAGAAGATATTCCTCGAAAACCTCGGTGCCTTCCTGGGCCCGTTGCACGAGCGCCGCGCCGCGCTGCTGGCCAACCCCAAGGGCATTCAGGACATTCTGGAGGCCGGGGACACCCGCGCCCGCGCCGAGGCGTCGAGAATCATGGCGGGCGTGCGAGACCGCCTCAACTTCTAGTTGCCGCTGCGGCCGGGCGCTTTTGCCCGATCGCTGCGTCAAACGGCATGGCCGCTCCGGTCGAGTACGGTAAGAGCGCGCTGCGGTCCGCATCCGTAGGACTCGTGCGGAGCACTCATCCAACGGCTGAGGCACACTCCCGTCACGGCCATGCCGTTTTCCTTGCCCTCGGGGCAAAATCGCCTCGGCGGCAACGGCAACTCGGATACCCTGTTGTCGCAATGTTGGGCGCAGGCAAGCGCCTTGCCCCGAACGATGCGTCCGCCTTTCGCATGGCGCGCGTCGCCCTCGGGCAGGCTGTGCGGAGAGTGCCTACATCGCATCGGGTGGGCGGGTGATAGACTCATTTGATGGTCAGGGTAGATATCTACTCTTTCGAATTCTCAGGACGACCGCGCCGGACATCCGACGCACTGCCAAGCGAGGCGACGATGACCGGCGAGACGAACAACTGTAGCGGATGCGGCCCGGCAGGTGCGGAGGCCGCACAGGGCGACGAGACCCAGGCCTTTCTGGAAAGCCTGCCGGAACTGCATGCGGGCCAGACCTTTCAGTTTGCCTGCCATCCCGGCGTGCGCTGCTTCAACGCCTGCTGTTCCGACCTGAACATGCCGCTCACGCCGTACGACGTGCTGCGGCTGCGCCGCAACCTGGGCATGGGCAGCGAGGCATTCATCAACACCCATGCCAGGGTGGGGCAGTACCCGGACACCGGCTTTCCCGCCCTGTTCCTGCGCATGAGCGACCACCCGCTGAAGCTGTGTCCGTTCGTCAGTGATGCCGGGTGCACCGTGTATCCCGACCGTTCCGGCGCCTGCCGCACCTATCCGTTGGGGCGCGCCACCAAGGAAGACGAGTCGGGCAACGTGGTGGAGCAGTTCTTCGTGGTGCGCGAGGAACACTGTCGCGGGTTCGATGAATCCGGCGAATGGTCCAGCGGCACCTGGCTGGCCGATCAGGGGCTGGAACCGTACAATGCCTCCAACGACCGCTACATGCGCCTCATGGCGCGCTGCAAGCGGCAGGGCGCGGCCATCAGCCCCAAGCAGGCCACCATGGTGCTGCTGGCGTGTTATCAGCTTGACCGTTTCGTCGATTTCATCCGGGGCGTGAAGCTGTTCGATCGGCTGGAGATGGACGCGGACCGTCAGCAGCAGGTGCTGGATGACGAGGAAGCCCGCCTGGATTTCGCCTACGACTGGGCGGAACTGGTGCTGTTCGGCGACTGCGCGGCGTTGCGCATGAAGGGATAGCGGCAACGTTGCGCCACCTCCGTCGGGGGGTGCGGGGGGCGCCACATGCCGTCGATCCTGGACGGACGGTATTCTGCCAGGCCGCGCTTTCGCGTCATGTTCAATGTTCAACCAATGTCCAATGTCCGCCCGGCCATGTTCCCGCATGCCAGACGGTAACCGGAGCCAGCCATGGACGCAGCCCAGCCTGACCTGATGCACCCCGCCGTGGTGGACCGCGCCGTGCTGCCTGCCCTGCTGGCGCCCCGCCGCGCCGCCGGGCAGCGGGTGGTGTTCACCAACGGCTGTTACGACATCCTGCACCCCGGTCACGTGGATCTGCTGGCCCGCGCCAGGGCCGAGGGCGACCTGCTGGTGCTGGGCCTGAATTCCGATGCCTCGGTGCGCCGTCAGGGCAAGGGCGCGGACCGTCCGGTGAACCCCTTCGCGGTGCGGGCCTACGTGCTGGCGCATCTGGCCAGCGTGGACCATGTGGTGGAGTTCGACGAGGATACCCCCCACGCCCTCATCGCGGAAATCCAGCCCGATGTGCTGGTGAAGGGCGGCGACTGGTCCGTGGACCGCATCGTGGGCCGCGACATCGTGCAGGCCCGCGGGGGCCGGGTGCTCAGCCTGCCCCTGTTGCCGGGATTTTCCACCACGGGACTCATTCGGCGCATTCGGGCCGGGCTGTCCGCAGGGGAGCACGAATAGCGCGGAACCTTTTTTTTCGGCTTGTTTCGCAGGGGGCTTGCGCGTTCTGGTTTGCAACGCACGCAAAACACCCCGGTATTCCTTGGGAATACCGGGGTGTTTTGTTTTTGCGCAAGCGCATCGCGCAGGTGGTATCGCGCGGCGTGCGGCTTGCGTGATTGTTTTGTGTCCGGGGCTCAGTGGTAGCGCCCGTGCAGGAAATTGTCCGCGAAGCGCTGTACCGCCGCCTCGTCCACCATCAGCATGTCCATCTGGCGGGTGACGATGAGCAGCCGCCCCAGCTGCACCAGACGCTCCGCAATCTGGGCCGCCGCGAACTTCTGGTAGCGGGCGGTGACCATGTCGCCGCGCACCTCGACATGGAAGCCCAGGGATTCCAGGATGATGCCGATGCAGCGCACCCGGCGGTTCTTGCGCGTTTCGTCCGCTGCCCCGCCCTTGAACTGGAAGGTGATGTAGTTCTTGTTCATGGTCTGGCCGCAGTAGGCGTCCAGCACCCCGTAGTGGTAGCCCACGCGTGAACTGAAGTTCAGGTACTTGTCGGATACCAGCGCATAGCTGCGGTCGCCGAAGCGTTGACCGTGCATGGTAGGCGGTTCGATCATGTGGCGGCTCATGACGGACAGAAAGCCGCTCATGTCCACCGGGCGCGGCTCGCGGTGGTGCACCGCCGGGTCCAGCATGCCTTCAAGCAAGGCCTTGAACGGAGCGGAAACCGCCTGTTCCGGCCATACATAGGGGCCATCCACCCCGGCAAGGCCGCCCCCCAGGTCGATGACGTGCAGGTCCAGCGGCACCGGGGCCTTCATTTCAACGGCCACCGCACCGGCATCGGACACGGTGTCCGACAGCCGGAACATGTGGGCATAGGACAGTTCGTGCACGAAGCGCATCACGTCATGGATGGTGCGGCATGCGGCGGGGGTGAAGTCGGCGGCCTTGGGGTCGTGCAGGTTGAGCGGCGAGACCAGTGCGGCCACCTGCTTGAGCAGGTTGTGGATGGGCGTATCGCGCAGGCACACGGCGTGTTCCTCGCGCAGGGGCAGCAGTTCCTCCACCCGGCCTAGGTAGACCCGGCAGGAGAAGGCGTCCACGGTCACCTGCATGCCTGCGGGCAGTGCGGTCATGGCCCCCGGCGCGTTGACGATGGTGGGCACGCCGAATTCCCGCGCCAGCGAGGCCATGTGCCCGGTGATGCTGCCCGCCTCCGCCACGATGGCCTGGGCGCGCTGCATGACCAGCACGTAGGACGGCGAGGAATGCATGGCCACCAGGATGCCACCTTCCGGGAACAGGGCCAGTTCCTCCGCGCTTCCGGGCTGGACCACGGGGCCGCAGCCCACGCCGGGGCAGGCGGGCTCGCCGCCGTGCAACAGTACCGGATAGCCCTCGATGAGCGGCGTGGTGCGCGCGTCGCCGCGCGGGGTGGTGGTCAGCGGGCGGGCCTGGAGCAGCAACAGCCGTCCGGCCTGGTCCAGCGCCCATTCCACGTCCTGCGGCACACCGTAGTGCGCCTCCACCTGCCTGCCGATGCGGGCGAGCTCGGCGGCCTGGGCGTCGGTCAGGCAGGGGGTGTCGCGCTGGGCCTCGGGCACGTCTTCCTCGCGCAGGCGCCCGTCCTCGCCGGGGGTCAGGCGACGGGCCTTGCACACCACGTTGCGCGCTACCGGGCGGGGCGCATCCTCGCGGCTGAACAGCCAGGTGTCCGGTTCCATCTCTCCGTCCACCACGGCCGCGCCCAGTCCCCATGCGGCGTTGATGACCATGGAATCGGACAGCAGGTCCACCGGGTGGCGGGTGAACAGTACCCCCGCAGCCACGGAATCCACCATCTCCATGCAGGCCACGGCCATGGCGCTGGCATCCAGGGTGATGCCCTGGTGCAGGCGGTACACGATGGCCTGGGGCATGAACAGGCTGGCCACCACCCGCTTCCACGCATCCACCACGCCGTCGCGGTTCACGTTGAGCACCGAAAGGTACTGCCCGGCGAAGGACACGTGACTGTCCTCGCTGAGCGCGCTGGAGCGAACCGCCAGCCGCAGTGGAACCCCGCCGCCAACGCCTGCATCATCCACGGAGCCGAACGCCGCGTCGCAGGCGGCGTGCAGGGCGTCCACCACATCCGGCGGCACGGTGGCGGCGGCAAACAGGGACTGGATGTCCTCGGCCACGTCCAGCACGCTTTCCGGGTCCTGGGGGTCCACATCGCGCAAGCGCTTGCGTATTTCGCCCATCAGTCCGTCATGTTCCATGAAGGCGTAGTAAGCGCGGGTGGTTATGGCAAAGCCGCGCGGCACCGGCACCCCCACGCGCGAGGTCAGTTCGCCGAGGTTGGCGCACTTGCCCCCCACCCAGTCCACCATGTCGCCGTTGATTGCGGCAAAGGGCAGGGCGTAGGCCTCCACCGTGGCCTGGGGGCGGCTTTCGAGCAGTTCGGTGATTTCGGTGTTGATGCGTTCCACCACGCCGGGCAGGGCGGGGTAGGCATCGCCCGAGATGGCATTGAGCGCGGTGGCCATGCGCATGGCGTGGAACACCGCGCGGGTGGCTTGCGAGCGCAGCCACGTGGCCCCGAACAGGGTACACCCCGCGACCTTCTCGTCCATGTCCGCGAGAATGCGTGCAAGCTCGGCGTTGGAGTCCAGCAGGTCCTTGAAGTGGGCGTAGCGGGCGCGGAATACCCGCATGACCCGTTCGCGCGATTCGGCGTCCACGGCGCGCCTGTGGCCGAACAGCCCGCGCAGGCGTTCCAGCAGCGAGGAAGGCGGCGGCGCGGCAAGCATGGGTTACCTCCGTGCCGGTGCCGGGGCACCGCCGTCGGTCAGTACGTACCGGGTGGCCGGCCCCTTGCCCACCTTGCGGATGAAGCCCTTGCGCACCATGTCTTGCAGGTCGTACTGCGCGGTGCGCACGGGTATCTCGTTGCCCACGATGTCCTGATACTGGGTGCGGGTGATGCCGCCGTTGCGGCTGATGAATTCCCATGCCGCGCGTTGGCGCGGGTTCAGCGCAGACAGCGCGGAAAGGGGCGGCATGGACCCCGTGTCCGTTCCGTTGCGCGTCTGGCGGGCATTGCCGGGGGGCGTGCCGGCGCGGTCGTGGCGTCCCGGTCCGCCGTGCATGCCGGTAGCGTCGGACCAGTCCTGCCCGTCGTTGCCGGACCCGGCGGCCACGATGCGCCCGCTGACCGGGTCGTACACGGTGGCGCCCGCCTGCCCGCCCATGGATGCTCCGTTCGCAGCT belongs to Nitratidesulfovibrio sp. and includes:
- a CDS encoding YkgJ family cysteine cluster protein gives rise to the protein MTGETNNCSGCGPAGAEAAQGDETQAFLESLPELHAGQTFQFACHPGVRCFNACCSDLNMPLTPYDVLRLRRNLGMGSEAFINTHARVGQYPDTGFPALFLRMSDHPLKLCPFVSDAGCTVYPDRSGACRTYPLGRATKEDESGNVVEQFFVVREEHCRGFDESGEWSSGTWLADQGLEPYNASNDRYMRLMARCKRQGAAISPKQATMVLLACYQLDRFVDFIRGVKLFDRLEMDADRQQQVLDDEEARLDFAYDWAELVLFGDCAALRMKG
- a CDS encoding ATP-binding protein, with amino-acid sequence MKCKRCKETAVVALPSHHTGFCAECFLLFFTRQVERGIKERKLFTHDDRILVALSGGKDSLSLMLELSRLGYDVTGLHIDLAIPGSSPAARGVVERFCQKHDLNLIVKEMGAEGLAIPDVKARLNRPVCSACGKIKRYFFNKTALDENFTVLATGHNLDDEIARLFSNTLRWDVAYLSDQGPDLAAEGGFARKVKPLWRLSEFETANYAFLMGIEHHYAPCPYSGGASFTFYKKLLTDLEEEMPGRKLDFYQGFLERGRPVFARADNEDGVDLSGCTRCNYPTSNEVCGVCRIRDALRDKAEHTEQAEQAE
- a CDS encoding response regulator, with product MSAKKILVVDDEKHIRMLYQEELEGEGYTVAVSDGREPILDVVAREKPLVVVLDIKLGPDLSGLDLLQEIRRGEPTLPVILSTAYDSFQHDLKSVVADYYVVKSVDLTELKAKVALAIEKRS
- a CDS encoding site-2 protease family protein, whose product is MFETDIAAKVKLLAAAFVPMLLGMVCHEVAHGWAAWKRGDPTAKMLGRLTLNPLPHLDVMGSLLFVFTALTSPFILGWAKPVPVNPRYFKSIRRDMALVSVAGPLTNMLVALGFALCLRLLTLVLPVELWGGNGVYDFFLYMFFIGIKVNFMLAWFNLIPIPPLDGGSILAGILPRSISWHYQKMERYGLLLLVVLLATGVLFPVLSPLVQHSQAFVLWLVGLD
- a CDS encoding glycosyltransferase encodes the protein MPITPQPCPAVSVVLPVWNAAATLPATLHSLLAQTGADFEVVAVDDGSTDATPALLAAFAAQDARIRPARIAHGGIVAALNHGLALARGRYVARMDADDTCHPQRLALQSAYLDAHPHIGLVGCRVDFGGDRERCGGYARHVDWVNTLLDPTEIALARFRESPFAHPSVMFRAHLPGLHGTYSDGPFPEDYELWLRWMDAGVAMAKLPHTLLTWNDPPDRLSRTHPNYAEDGFYSLKGLYLSRWLARHNPRHPEVWVVGAGRTSRRRARQLMEQGITVRAWIDIDPRKIGNRVDGLPVLGREAMPAPGEGFLVAYLAGHGAAEELAAFLDGAGYVQGRDYILAA
- a CDS encoding response regulator, whose translation is MSDAHSTSPPPGLPSGPPRDGGAGHGPDDAPAPVRLLLVDDEAGFIRVMQKRLTRRGYAVDTAGSGTEALRALRGATYDAAVCDLKMDDMDGFELLRVVRRMAPEMAVIMLTGHGGAEEAREGMRLGAAGYLLKPCEMEELVCAIERALGRPDAG
- the trpS gene encoding tryptophan--tRNA ligase, which produces MTTPDKRTVSGMRPTGPLHLGHYFGVLKNWVEMQHEMEAFFFVADWHALTSDYADPARIREFVPELVTDWVAAGLDPEKCVMFQQSHIKEHAELHLILSMITPVSWLERNPTYKEQKQEVVNKDLGNYGFLGYPVLMASDILIYHPKWVPVGQDQLPHLELTREIARRFNFLYGEYFPEPEARLTPAAKCPGLDGRKMSKSYGNAIYLRDTMDEITPKVRGMFTDTNRLRKSDPGNPDVCNLFPYHELMATPEQQAEIRQGCTSASLGCVDCKKIFLENLGAFLGPLHERRAALLANPKGIQDILEAGDTRARAEASRIMAGVRDRLNF
- a CDS encoding ATP-binding protein: MPDSLFPVGRRVALNRLIYMGILVASVLPLVLILGVMNLHLGVSFREMVFGQAREIADRHSQKIDDFLHERLASVQMLVEAQGAGLLDPANLNRKLEAMRSAYGGVYVDLGMVDDAGIQRVYAGPHRLEGTDYSHENWFLQAGARDVFISDVFMGVRKSPHFIVAVKLMVDGRAWILRSTIDFASFVSLVEDVRVGSTGQACIINRGGAFQTSGGRHSAGDGAQLAAFARRVFGGGIAGMDQDRAFEEGDMLYAMSRLKGGDWVLVFQQSSREALQGLHAAQRTLFLVLGLASIAVLVLGMFLAQRIIERIDGLEREMAALNAQVVEAGKLSALGEMAAGIAHEINNPVAIMMEEAGWIEDVLGELQEQDAVREIGDSARQIRTQGVRCRDITHKLLSFARRSDREVHAVDINAMVTEMVELSGQKARTVSVHVVVALAEELPPVAASPSELQQVFLNLFNNAFDAMEGSGGTLKVATLMTDGGMVAVNVADTGPGMPEAILQRIYDPFFTTKPVGKGTGLGLSICYGIVNKMGGEIKVSSIVGVGTTFQVLLPPFDPAVHAAHAVQGAGLLAGGERAAFCPAPHAMAQAGPGAAPVPEPHATPDIGDAAPRDQDSTPGMQAGDSGSSAKAPGDGDREDTA